AGCGTGCGTTCGGATGGTGTTCCCGCAGGTAGGCGGCGGTGACGGCGGGCGCGGTAAGAATGTCGCCGACACCGACGGGAAACCCCTCCCCGGCCAGCCGCTCGGCGACCGCGGCGCGGGTCCGCGAGGTGGTGTTGGTGACCAGTACCAGCGGGATCCCCGCGGCGCGCAGCCGTTCCATGGCCTCCACCGCGCCCGGCAGCGCCTTCCAGGACACGGTGAGCACGCCGTCGATGTCGATCAGGACCGCTCCGATTCCCTTCATACGCCGACGGTAACCACGGTCGGCGTGGGCCGGGCCGACGGCCGGGGCGCCCCGGAGCCCGACTTGCGAAACGTCCCCGGATGAGGTTATTTCGAAGTGAGGTGTGGACGCAGCTCCCGTCTCCCCTGGCTAGGGGGTGCACACTGTGCTGTTCACTGACCGCGCGGATGCGGGGCACCGCCTCGCCGAGGCGCTACAGCACCTGCGGGGCGAAGAGCCGATCGTGCTGGGACTGCCTCGCGGCGGGGTCCCGGTGGCCTTTCATGTGGCCCGGGCGCTCCAGGCGCCGCTCGATGTGATCGTGGTCCGCAAGCTGGGCGTTCCCTACCAGCGCGAACTCGGTTTCGGCGCCATCGGCGAAGGCGGCGTACGGGTGATCAGCGACGACATCGTCCGGCGCGGCCGGCTCGAACAGGCGGACCTGGCGTCCGTGGAGCACGCCGAGGCGGCGGAACTCGCACGGCAGGCGGAGCGCTTCCGCGCCGGGCGGCCACGGCTCGACCTGTCCGGCCGGACGGCGATCGTCGTGGACGACGGGATCGCCACCGGCGCCACCGCGGCGGCCGCGTGCGAAGTGGTACGGGCCCACGGCGCTGCCCGTGTGGTCCTCGCCGTACCCGTGGCGCCACCGGACGCGGCCGAGCGGCTGCGTGCCTCCACGGATGAATTCGTCTGCCTCTCCACCCCGTTCGCCTTTTCCGCCGTCGGCGAGTGGTACCGGGACTTCTCCCAGACCCCGGACGACGAGGTCGTCTCGCTGCTGGCGCAGGCCGCGGCCGGTCCCGGACCGGCCGCCCCCGCGCCGTCCACCGCACACTCGGACGGGGCGGACGGAAGAGACGTCCAAGAGGAGCTGAGGATCGACGCCGCCGGGGTCCGGCTCACCGGGGATCTCACCGTGCCGGCGGGCGCCAGGGCGGTGGTGATGTTCGCTCACGGCTCGGGCAGCAGCCGGCACAGCCCGCGCAACCGCCGGGTCGCCACGGCCCTGAACCGGGCGGGCCTGGGCACCCTGCTCTTCGACCTGCTCACCCCGGCGGAGGAGGCCAACCGGGCGAACGTCTTCGACATCGAGACCCTCGCCGACCGGCTGACGGACGCCACCGGCTGGCTGCGCGGCCGCGTCGCCGGCCCGATCGGCTACTTCGGCGCCAGCACCGGAGCCGCGGCGGCGCTACGGGCCGCCGCCTCTCCCGGCGCGGACATCGGCGCGGTGGTCTCCCGCGGCGGCCGTCCCGACCTCGCGGGGCCGCTGCTCCCCGGCGTGCAGGCGCCGACGCTGCTCATCGTGGGCGGCAACGACCCCCAGGTCCTCGACCTCAACCGCGAGGCCGAGGCGGCCCTGCGCTGTGAGACCCGGCTGGAAATCGTCCCCGGCGCCACCCACCTCTTCGAGGAGCGCGGCGCCCTCCAGCAGGTGGCCGACCTCGCCCGGGACTGGTTCACCAGTCACTTGGTGACGCAGGCGTAGCGGATGCTTTCCGGCCCCGCTCTCTGATCGGCCCTGTCCCTTAACACGTCCTGGCCGATGGTGATCTCGTCGGTCAGTCGATGGTGATCTCGCCCATCGCGCTCCAGCCGTCCGCACCCTCGATGGTGGTGCTGACAATGTCCGGGGTACGGCGCAGCAGCGGGCGCATCGTCTCGATTCCGGCGCGGAAGTGGTCGGAATCGACGTGCGCTTCGGCGGCGTCGTCCTTGAATGCCTCGACCAGGACATAGGTGTTCGGGTCTTCGATGCTCCGGGACCATTCGAACCACAGGTTGCCGGGCTCGGCGCGGGTGGCACTGGTGAAGGCCGCTACGTGCTGCGGCCACTCTTCGACGTACTCGGGCTTCACGGGGAACTTGACGACGATAAAGATCATTCATCGAGTCTAAGGGCTGTCCCGTACGGTCGGTCGTCACCCCGGGGCACGCGTGCGACGCTCACGCGATACGCGCGGAGCGCGGAGTGTCGCGGGCCCTCCCTCACGCGCCGTCCCCTGTGTCGGGCTCGGCCGCCGAAGGCCGGTTCAATGACTTGACCAGCAACACTCCCGCCACGATCAGCGCGATGCCCAGTCGCCATAGGCACCCGCAATTGCCGCCACACCGAATGCGGCGCCCCATGTACCGGTGATGCGGTAATTGGTCCGCAGAAAACGGGGGTTGTCCCAGAACTCACGGGGCACCTGTTCCCTGGCGTACTGGAGGGTGAACGGCACTCCGACCGCCATGGATCCGAGAGCAATCACCATCAGCGCGATATTGGAGAGCTCCCCCGAATAATTCTCCAACCAGCGATGCGTTCCCGCGGAGGGGAAGATGCCGATGACGGCCATCGCGGCGAAGAAGACCACATCGGAAATCTCCAGGATTTTGAAGGACGCGCCGGGACTGCGTATGCGGCCGACGATGACGATCGCCACGGCCAGCGCAAGGGACACCCCGACCGCCAGTTCGTAGCGGCCCGGCCCGACCAGCACCGACATCGCGATCCATGGCGTCATGCCGATGACGGGGCTGTCGAGCAGCCGCGACAGCCGCCCCTCGGCGGCGGTCTCCTGCCGGCCGGACGCCATGGCAACAGCCCCTCTCCTGGGAACTCCTTTCCACGCTAGACCTCGGCATCAGCTCCCTCTACTCGGGCGCCGGACGGTGCGGAGGCGGACAGGACAGGCGCGGAAACCATCGCCTCGGGGCCGTGCCACCGTGGTAAGGGCCGACAGCCCGGCGCGCTATGGCGTGGGCCTACCGACCGTCACGACGCACGGCCACCCTGTGGGGCAAGACCGGTGACCGGTAAGGCTGTTCCTCGGCCATGTCCGCCACCCGCGATCAACAGCGGCGCGCGGTCTTCTCGTTCAACCCGACCCGGCCGGAGACACCGGCGTGAATGCCACTGTGGGCTCCTCGCATCCGCTGACAGCGGGACGCGAGAAGCCCACAAGAACCCCATTGGTGAGGTCAGGTCACGGTCCTGCGCTCAGGACTGCGGCCGCTTGCCGTGGTTGGCCCCGTTCTTGCGACGGGCCTTCTTCTTACGACGGCGCTTCGATGACATGGCGTCTCCCTTCCTCGGAGTCTCAGCGATGCTTTTCACCGAATTTCTACCACTTCACAACGGTATCTCGCCCGGCGATCACGAAGCCGCGTACCCACCCCGCCGGGCACCCACCCCTCCCGGGTGGTGAATCACCCCACGGACATGCGGTCCGGGCCCGTCCGTCACGACACTACAGATCGGCTTCCTCGCCGAGGTACAGCCCGGCGAACGCCTTCGCCGCGGACTCGGAGCCCAGCAGGCGCCGCAGCCGTGCCGAGGCCGTGCCCGCCTGGAACCGGTCACCGGAAGAGGCGCCGTGCAGCACATAGGAGAGCCACTGCGAGAACTCCAGGTACTGCCAGACCCGCCGCAGACACGCCTGCGAGTAGCCGTCGAGGCCGCTGTCGTCGCCCTCGTAGTGCGCGATCAGCGCCTCGCCGAGCAGCAGGGCGTCATGGATCGCGAGGTTCATGCCCTTCGCGGCGATGGGCGCGACCAGATGCGCCGAGTCGCCCGCCAGGTAGACCCGGCCGTACGCCATGGGCTCCACCACGTAGTCGTGCATGTCCAGGACCACCCGCTCGATCAGCGGCCCTTCGGTCAGCGGTGGGGCGCCGGCGGCGCCGAGCCGGGTGTGCAACTCGTCCCAGACCCGCCGGTGCGACCAGTTCCCGGCATCCTCACCGGGCCCGACCTGGAGGTAGTAGCGGGTGACCTCGGGGCTACGAGCCATCTGCGCACCGAACCCGCGCTCATGGATACCGAAGACCACACCGTCGGCGGACGGCGGCGCCTCCGCGAGGAGGGCGAGCCAGGCGACGCCGTGATCATGGCGGGTGAGGAGCGCCCGCTCGGCGGGTATGGCCTCCCGGCTGACCCCGCGCGCGCCGTCACAGCCCGCGATGAAGTCGCACTCGATCCGGTGCCGGTCGCCGGTGTCGGGGTCGGTGTAGGACACTGCCGGCCGCTCGCCGTCGATGTCGTGCAGCCGCACCTCGCGTACACCGAAGCGCGCGTCGCCGCCCGCGTGGTCCACGTAGGACGCCACGAGGTCGGTGACCAACAGCGGCTGCGGATAGACGAAGTGACGCCGGCCCGCCAGCTCCGCCGTCCGGACGGTGTGCCGCTCACCGTCGAACCGGAACTCGAACTCCCCCTGTGTGGCGGCACGTTCGAGCAGCCGGCCGGCCAGCCCGTGCCGGGCCAGCGCATCCACCGCCCACTCCTCCATGAACCCGGCGCGCGGCCGCTGCTCGATGAACTCCCTGCTCTCCGCTTCCAGCAGCACACAGTCGACTCCTGCGGCATGCAGCAGATTTGCCACGGAGAGCCCGGCGGGCCCGGCCCCGACGATGGCAACGCGGGTGCGCGTCGGGGGGAGGGAGGGGGTGGAGGACACGTCGCGGGGTTCCCTTCGGAGTGCTCGGAAAGATCGCACGCAGTATGGCGGTCCACGGAGACGGACGGCCCGGCGCCCCGGCGCTCCCCCCGGTGCGGGCGGACCGGCGACTCCCGGACGGCGGCCCGGTCCGCTTCGCGAGCCGAGGCTGTTTCCACAGTTCACCGGCGTTTTCGGCCGCCCTCCCGGTCGGGGGTCACGGCACGTCGTATCCGCCGGTCGGGTCTGCCGGGCGGGGAGGGCGTGGCAGGTGTAAGGAGGAAGTATGAGCGTCCGGCGCGGGCTCCCCCCTCTCGACAGGGCCTGGAGCTGGGACCACGGGTTGATCGCCATCCCGCTCGCGATCATCGCGGTGATCACCGTGATCGACATCCACACCCCGACGAGCATCCACCTGGGCCCGTTCCTGGTCGCGGCGCCCGCGGTCACCGCTTCGTTCGCCGGTGCCGGAATCACCGGCGCCGTCGGAGCACTGGCCGTGGCGGCCCAGATCGTCATCGGCCATCTGCACGGCGGCCTGCTGACACCGAACCACCAGGCACAGATCGCCGCCCTCCTCGTGATCTCCGTGTTCGTCACGGCCTTCCGCTACGTCCGTGACCGGCATGAACGGCAGTTGAGCCAGGTACGGTCGGTGGCCGTCGCGGCCCAGCAGGTCCTGCTGCGGCCACTGCCCGAACGGATCGGACCCCTGCGGATCGCGTCCGCGTACATCTCGGCGGAGGCCGAGGCGCAGATCGGGGGAGATCTGTTCGCGGCAGTGCCCGCCCCGGACGCGACCCGGCTGGTCATCGGTGACGTCCGCGGCAAGGGCCTGTCCGCCATCGGGGAGGCGGCGGTGCTGATCGGGGCCTTCCGGGGGTCGGCCTACCGGGCCCTCTCACTGCCCGGCATCGTGGCGCACCTGGGCAACTCCGTGTACTGGAAGAACACGGCCGACCCCGCCGACGGCGGTCCGGAACCGGAGGAGTCGTTCGTGACCGCTGTGGTGGTCGACATCCACCATGACGCCCCTTCCGTCAATATGGTGAACTGCGGGCATCCTCCGCCACTGCTGTGGTGCCACGACACGGTCCGGGTGCTCGAAGTGAGCGAACCCGCCCTCCCGCTGGGCCTCACCGCCCCGTCGGAGAGCGACTACCGGGAGGAGACGTTCCGGTTCGAGTCCGGCGGTCTCCTTCTGCTCCACACCGACGGCGTCCTCGAGGCCCGGGACCACGCCGGCCGGTTCTACCCCCTGATCGACCGGCTGACCACCTGGCACGAGACCGATCCGGCGGTCCTGGTACGGCGTCTGCGCGACGACCTGCTCCGCTACACCGGCGGGAACCTGGGCGACGACGCGGCCGTGATCGCGATCACCCGCTCGTCGTGAGGCGGCGGCCCGTCAGCAGCGGTCGCACAGCCACGCCTGCACGCTCTTCCCTTACCGCCGCGGCACCGGCCGGCCCCGGCAGGAGGCCCGGTCGCCCGTGCGAGGGCGCCGGACCGCCTGCCGGTTCATCGCGGGTCCGGCCTACGCACTGCCCGTGAGGCTGGCGAACACCACCACGTTGTCGGGGTAGTAGTGCTGGCCCTCGTCGTACTGGCCGCCGCAGGTGATCAGGCGGAGGCCGGCGTGGTCGAGGTTCTTGTAGACCTCGACCGTGGGGAACTTGTTCTTCGGGTACTGGGCGACGCGGTCGACGGTGAACTTCGCCGTCTTCCCGTCCTGCCGGGCGACCTCGATGGTGTCACCGGCCTTCATCGTCGAGATCTTCTCGAACACCGACGGCTTGCCGTTCCAGGAGACATGGCCGGCGATCACGGCCGGTCCCTGGGAGCCGGGCGTCGGCCCCGGCTGGTACCAGCCCGCCTTGTCGGGATCACGGGGGGTCTCCATGGCTCCGCCCTTCTTCTGCCCCAGCGTCTCCAGCGTGGAGGAGACCTGGAGCGACGGGATGGAGAGCCGCGCCGGAGCCGACTTCGGCATACTGGCGGCCGCCCGGCCCCCCGAGCCTGCGCCCGGCGCCTCGTCGTGGGCCGAGCCCCCGCCCTGCTGCCCCGCGGGAAGCTGCTGGGGCGGCGCCGCTTCCTGCCCTCCGCACCCGGCGACGAGCACGGTCGCCAATGCCGCGGCGATCGCGCAGCCGGCGACGCGACGGCCCCGGCGGCGTACGGTGATCACGGTGTCCTCGCTCCGACTGCTCACGCGGCGCTCCCGTTGCTCCCGGCCCGTCCGGCGGCGAGCACGCTCTTCCGCCGCCGCGCAACCGCCATGGCACCGGTCACCGCCACGAAGGCGACGCCGCCGGCGCCCATCACCGCAACCGG
This Streptomyces decoyicus DNA region includes the following protein-coding sequences:
- a CDS encoding PP2C family protein-serine/threonine phosphatase, with amino-acid sequence MSVRRGLPPLDRAWSWDHGLIAIPLAIIAVITVIDIHTPTSIHLGPFLVAAPAVTASFAGAGITGAVGALAVAAQIVIGHLHGGLLTPNHQAQIAALLVISVFVTAFRYVRDRHERQLSQVRSVAVAAQQVLLRPLPERIGPLRIASAYISAEAEAQIGGDLFAAVPAPDATRLVIGDVRGKGLSAIGEAAVLIGAFRGSAYRALSLPGIVAHLGNSVYWKNTADPADGGPEPEESFVTAVVVDIHHDAPSVNMVNCGHPPPLLWCHDTVRVLEVSEPALPLGLTAPSESDYREETFRFESGGLLLLHTDGVLEARDHAGRFYPLIDRLTTWHETDPAVLVRRLRDDLLRYTGGNLGDDAAVIAITRSS
- a CDS encoding phosphoribosyltransferase family protein, coding for MLFTDRADAGHRLAEALQHLRGEEPIVLGLPRGGVPVAFHVARALQAPLDVIVVRKLGVPYQRELGFGAIGEGGVRVISDDIVRRGRLEQADLASVEHAEAAELARQAERFRAGRPRLDLSGRTAIVVDDGIATGATAAAACEVVRAHGAARVVLAVPVAPPDAAERLRASTDEFVCLSTPFAFSAVGEWYRDFSQTPDDEVVSLLAQAAAGPGPAAPAPSTAHSDGADGRDVQEELRIDAAGVRLTGDLTVPAGARAVVMFAHGSGSSRHSPRNRRVATALNRAGLGTLLFDLLTPAEEANRANVFDIETLADRLTDATGWLRGRVAGPIGYFGASTGAAAALRAAASPGADIGAVVSRGGRPDLAGPLLPGVQAPTLLIVGGNDPQVLDLNREAEAALRCETRLEIVPGATHLFEERGALQQVADLARDWFTSHLVTQA
- a CDS encoding putative quinol monooxygenase, translated to MIFIVVKFPVKPEYVEEWPQHVAAFTSATRAEPGNLWFEWSRSIEDPNTYVLVEAFKDDAAEAHVDSDHFRAGIETMRPLLRRTPDIVSTTIEGADGWSAMGEITID
- a CDS encoding class F sortase, whose translation is MSSRSEDTVITVRRRGRRVAGCAIAAALATVLVAGCGGQEAAPPQQLPAGQQGGGSAHDEAPGAGSGGRAAASMPKSAPARLSIPSLQVSSTLETLGQKKGGAMETPRDPDKAGWYQPGPTPGSQGPAVIAGHVSWNGKPSVFEKISTMKAGDTIEVARQDGKTAKFTVDRVAQYPKNKFPTVEVYKNLDHAGLRLITCGGQYDEGQHYYPDNVVVFASLTGSA
- a CDS encoding 50S ribosomal protein bL37 — its product is MSSKRRRKKKARRKNGANHGKRPQS
- a CDS encoding 4-hydroxybenzoate 3-monooxygenase, encoding MSSTPSLPPTRTRVAIVGAGPAGLSVANLLHAAGVDCVLLEAESREFIEQRPRAGFMEEWAVDALARHGLAGRLLERAATQGEFEFRFDGERHTVRTAELAGRRHFVYPQPLLVTDLVASYVDHAGGDARFGVREVRLHDIDGERPAVSYTDPDTGDRHRIECDFIAGCDGARGVSREAIPAERALLTRHDHGVAWLALLAEAPPSADGVVFGIHERGFGAQMARSPEVTRYYLQVGPGEDAGNWSHRRVWDELHTRLGAAGAPPLTEGPLIERVVLDMHDYVVEPMAYGRVYLAGDSAHLVAPIAAKGMNLAIHDALLLGEALIAHYEGDDSGLDGYSQACLRRVWQYLEFSQWLSYVLHGASSGDRFQAGTASARLRRLLGSESAAKAFAGLYLGEEADL